Proteins encoded in a region of the Gammaproteobacteria bacterium genome:
- a CDS encoding MarC family protein, whose protein sequence is MEYLSEYTRFFTALLVILDPFAVIPILLALTQRYTAKERNNAVSVAALTVFIVLALSAAFGENMLTVLGASLPSFRVGGGIILLLMGLAMLRAEPGQMRTTAGEQEAAQSSESIAIVPIAIPLLAGPGSISTVIIQMQRPGADNHLIWVIGVTFLVCLIVWLVLRLAGPIGKVLGPIGINVMNRLFGLILTALAIEIMANGLRGLFPALAG, encoded by the coding sequence ATGGAATACCTTTCAGAGTACACCCGTTTTTTCACTGCGTTGCTGGTGATCCTCGACCCGTTTGCGGTCATCCCGATCCTGCTGGCCCTGACTCAGCGATACACTGCGAAAGAACGCAACAATGCCGTTAGTGTTGCCGCATTGACGGTCTTTATTGTGCTGGCACTTTCCGCTGCATTCGGCGAAAACATGCTGACAGTGCTTGGTGCCAGCCTGCCCTCTTTCCGTGTAGGTGGCGGCATCATCCTGTTGCTGATGGGGCTGGCCATGTTGCGTGCGGAACCAGGGCAGATGCGTACTACCGCCGGCGAACAGGAAGCCGCCCAGAGTTCCGAAAGTATTGCCATTGTGCCTATTGCCATCCCTCTACTGGCCGGACCAGGGTCTATAAGCACCGTAATTATCCAGATGCAGCGGCCGGGTGCCGACAATCATCTGATATGGGTCATAGGGGTGACTTTTCTGGTCTGTCTGATTGTCTGGCTGGTTCTTCGCCTCGCTGGACCGATCGGTAAAGTTCTGGGGCCAATCGGCATAAATGTCATGAATCGCCTGTTTGGTCTGATTCTCACGGCTCTCGCCATCGAGATTATGGCCAATGGCCTGCGGGGATTATTCCCGGCACTGGCCGGCTGA
- a CDS encoding cation:proton antiporter, translating into MVTDQIIIYFVVCAFTALSLGLLMSLVKLPVFTGYILAGALLGPHGMGFLADEELMNRLGSVGVVLLLFFVGVEISPGQIIAKWRVALLGTLLQVLLSVGIVSVLGMFFDWPLARIILIGFVISLSCTAVVVEYLKGKGEMTTLIGQNLLAILVMQDLFVVPMLITLGLLGGEGVEVSTLWRQLFGCVLIAAVLVWVIRKDRISVPFMDRLSNQPDLQIFAALLLCFALAFITGVLHLSTALGSFFAGMLVGRMDESHWINTKLEAIKIIFVALFFASVGALMDARFMLEYWLQIILLVALILVANTLINAALLNLLGLGRWDSLYGGALMAHVGEFSFVLAAIGLNVMIVTEISYQLTISAIAITLFVGPIWVSLIRRLLGERPVDLPKEQG; encoded by the coding sequence ATGGTGACAGATCAGATAATAATCTATTTCGTCGTCTGCGCTTTTACAGCGTTGAGCCTGGGTCTGCTGATGTCACTGGTGAAATTGCCGGTCTTCACAGGCTACATTCTTGCCGGTGCACTGCTGGGGCCTCATGGGATGGGCTTTCTGGCTGACGAGGAGTTGATGAATCGGCTTGGCTCTGTCGGAGTCGTGCTGCTGTTGTTTTTTGTCGGAGTGGAAATTTCACCTGGCCAGATTATTGCGAAATGGCGCGTCGCGCTGTTGGGCACCCTGCTTCAGGTATTGTTATCGGTCGGGATCGTCAGTGTGCTCGGTATGTTCTTCGACTGGCCACTGGCGCGTATTATTCTTATCGGCTTCGTCATCAGCCTGAGCTGCACTGCGGTAGTGGTCGAATACCTCAAAGGGAAGGGTGAGATGACCACTCTGATTGGTCAGAATCTGCTCGCCATTCTGGTTATGCAGGATCTGTTCGTGGTTCCCATGCTGATAACCCTGGGTCTGCTGGGTGGCGAAGGGGTAGAGGTTTCCACCCTGTGGCGGCAGCTTTTCGGTTGCGTCCTTATCGCGGCAGTATTGGTCTGGGTCATTCGTAAAGACCGGATATCCGTTCCGTTCATGGACCGGTTAAGCAATCAGCCCGACCTGCAGATTTTTGCGGCCCTGTTGTTGTGTTTTGCGCTGGCCTTCATCACCGGCGTTCTGCATCTTTCCACCGCGCTTGGCTCGTTCTTTGCCGGCATGCTGGTTGGAAGAATGGATGAGTCTCACTGGATCAACACCAAGCTGGAAGCCATCAAGATTATTTTTGTTGCCCTGTTTTTCGCCTCGGTGGGTGCCCTGATGGATGCGCGGTTCATGCTGGAATACTGGCTGCAGATTATCTTACTGGTGGCGCTCATACTCGTTGCCAACACGCTGATTAATGCGGCGTTGCTGAACTTGCTGGGGCTTGGCAGGTGGGATTCCCTCTATGGTGGTGCGCTGATGGCGCATGTCGGTGAATTCAGTTTCGTTCTGGCGGCCATCGGCTTGAACGTGATGATAGTGACGGAAATATCCTATCAGCTCACCATCTCGGCCATCGCCATCACGCTGTTTGTAGGGCCGATCTGGGTCAGTCTGATCAGGCGCCTGCTTGGCGAGCGGCCTGTGGACCTCCCGAAAGAGCAGGGTTGA
- a CDS encoding L-threonylcarbamoyladenylate synthase yields MAELGQDILRAAKLLRAGELVAIPTETVYGLAANALDRNAVVQIFAVKNRPAFDPLIVHVADSEAFSLYAEAVPPAALRLAREVCPGPVTFVLRKKSIIPDLVTSGQASVALRVPDHALTLALLKMLDFPLAAPSANPFGFVSPTRAADVEDQLGRSIPYILDGGPCRVGLESTIIDFSGRQPEILRLGGLPLEFIEDHLQQKVAVRTSSSNPKAPGMLSSHYNPGRKVLVGDVDELLKTLPEEQVGVLAFRRPHPAIPAQYQRILSPSGNLQEAASNFFAMLRAFNSLPVEVVVAEWVPDEGLGRAINDRLRRASSSG; encoded by the coding sequence GTGGCGGAACTGGGGCAGGACATCCTACGGGCAGCGAAACTGTTGCGCGCCGGGGAACTGGTGGCGATACCCACGGAAACCGTTTACGGCCTGGCCGCCAATGCGCTGGACCGGAACGCCGTGGTGCAGATCTTTGCCGTAAAGAACCGTCCGGCCTTCGATCCACTGATCGTGCATGTTGCCGATAGCGAGGCGTTCTCTCTATACGCCGAAGCGGTGCCGCCCGCCGCTCTCAGGCTGGCTCGCGAGGTCTGCCCCGGCCCGGTTACCTTTGTTCTGCGTAAAAAATCGATCATTCCAGACCTGGTGACCAGCGGGCAGGCCAGCGTCGCGCTGCGCGTGCCAGACCACGCACTGACCCTGGCTTTGCTGAAGATGCTGGACTTCCCGCTGGCAGCACCCAGCGCCAATCCTTTCGGCTTTGTCAGCCCGACCCGGGCCGCGGACGTTGAGGACCAGCTGGGTAGAAGCATTCCCTACATTCTTGATGGCGGGCCCTGCCGGGTTGGCCTGGAAAGCACCATTATCGACTTCAGTGGCAGGCAGCCGGAAATACTGCGCCTTGGCGGCCTGCCCCTGGAATTCATCGAAGACCACCTGCAGCAGAAAGTGGCAGTGCGTACCAGCAGCAGCAACCCCAAGGCACCCGGCATGCTGAGCAGTCACTACAATCCCGGCAGGAAGGTGCTGGTTGGTGACGTCGATGAATTGCTGAAAACCCTGCCCGAGGAACAGGTTGGCGTACTGGCGTTTCGCCGCCCCCATCCCGCGATACCTGCACAGTATCAGCGGATCCTGTCACCCTCAGGAAACCTGCAGGAGGCGGCAAGCAACTTCTTTGCCATGTTACGGGCTTTCAACAGCCTGCCGGTGGAAGTGGTAGTTGCCGAGTGGGTACCTGACGAGGGGTTGGGCCGGGCCATCAATGACCGGCTGCGGCGGGCTTCCTCGTCAGGCTGA